AAAAGCTGTGAGAGACTTGTCCATAAGCGGAAATAACCGGCAAAGCCGAAGAAAATGCCTCTTTGCGTTGAGCTTTGGCTTTGGTCAGATCTTCCTGAACATTTTGCATGCTTACATTGTTCTTCAAAGCCAGGCCAATGGCTTGCTCCAGGTTTAATTCCAATGTTTCAGCATAGCCCCCACTACCAAGCATACTGAAAATAACTAAAAGGATTCTTAGATATTTATGCATGACTTGCTCCATATAAAAAGATGTCGACGATTTCCTTCGGATTGATCTCATCTTTCTCAATCTCGCCCGAACTAAGCCCTCTAACCTGTCCATGGATCATCCCAAGCAAGTAATTGGTATAAGATTTTGCTGATCCTGGTTTGATCCTATTGGTATCTATGGCTCGTTGGAATTCTTTCACGAGCATATTGCTAAGCTTCAACTTTTCTTTATACAATCCAGAGTTGTTCATGTGCGTCATTTCTTGGACAATATTTCTATGCTGGGATACCATAAGACGCATGTAGTCTTCGTTTTGATCATAATAATCGAATTGCGCAATTACAATAAGACTGAGACGCTCAATCACATCGTCAACATCACGTAATTGATCCTGGAGATATCTTTGGGCATCTTCAATCGCAAACTTGATACTGGAAAGTAAAAGATCACCCTTATTCTCAAAATAATTGTAGATCGTACCCTTTCCGAACTCAGCCAAAGCAGCTACATCCTCAAGCTTTGTTTCGTTGAACCCATTTCTGGCAAATAAGTGTACAGCTGCCTCGATGATCTCGTGACGGTGTCGTTGTCGCTCTCTGTCTTTACGACTTAGTGTATCTGAATTTGAATTATTATTCATAATATGACTCCTTGGTCATATTTAAACTCCGAAAGTCCTATTTACAATAACTAAAATCATTTCCACTGTATGCTTTTGTGAAAATTATATTGCCAATTACCTGTGACGGGCATGAGATTTGAATATCTTCAGCCCATGATAAATATTTTCTATACCGATCGGTTCCTGCAACACGATACCGGATTTGGTCATCCTGAAAGACCTGAGCGACTGAAAGCTTGTGTTGAGGGCATCCAAAAGAGTAATCAGATCAGCGAGATCAAATGGGTCGCACCACGCCAAGCCACACCTGAAGAACTACAATTAGTTCATACTAAAGCCCATATTCTTAATGTCAAGAATACTGCCGAACGTGGTGGTTTTAGTATGGATCCGGATACGATGGTAAGTCCTGAGAGTTATGATATCGCCCTGCGTAGTACTGGCGCCTGGCTGGACGGTGTGGATCATCTGGTTGATCAAAAAGAATCATCTTTCGTTCTCTCTCGACCACCTGGCCATCATGCTGAGGCAGACCATGCCATGGGGTTTTGCCTGTTTAACAATTGTGCCATCGCCGCTAACTATGCCATGTATGTTAAAGGCATAGATCGGGTTGCAATTCTGGATTGGGATGTCCACCATGGAAACGGGACCCAGCACACTCTGGAAGCTGAACGAAATATGGCCTACTGCTCCCTGCACCAATGGCCCTATTTTCCCGGAACCGGGGCAGAATACGAAAAGGGTGAGTATAACAATGTTTTGAATATACCTGTATCCATAGGTTCTGGAAAAGAAACCTACTACTCGGCCTTTGATAAAAAGGTACTTCCCTTTCTCAAAAGTTGGGAACCGGAACTCCTGATCGTCAGTGCCGGCTTTGATGCCAGCAAGAACGACCCAATAGGTGGCATGCAACTCTTACCAGAACACTTTGCTGAATTTACCAGATATTGCTTGGATATCACACCGCATCTCCTGGTTGGCCTGGAAGGTGGCTATGATCTCACCGATCTGGCAGATTGCTCCCGGGCAGTGGCTGAGGTCCTGATCGAGCATGAACGCTAACAATAGGATCCATACCTTGCGTGGATTCTAAACCCCTCGCAAGGTTCCTAACTCCCAAAATGCTAGATACTAGAAGACCAGGCTCCGCTCTGAGAGCTTCGCCCTGGCAAGCAGGCCACAATAGCAGGGTGTTTGGAATATGCTAGATACTAGAAGACCAGGCTTCGCTCGGCGAGCTTCGCCCTGGCAAGCAGGCCACAATAGTAGGGTGTTTGGAATATGCTAGATACTAGAAGACAGGCAGCTCGATTAATAGGGAAATTGGAGATCTCTTCCACCAGGAGTCTGGCAAAGCTGGTGATATCCGCCTTGGTTGCGGCAGTCATTACTTTTCTTCCGAATTACACAGGACTCGAACCAGCTCCCATGTGGGCGCTCTTTATCCTGCTCTTTGCCGCTGGTTTATGGGTTAGTGAAGCTATCCCGGCCTTTGCAGTGGCCATCCTGATCATCGGTCTGGAAATCTTGATCCTGGGTCGTCCAGGTGGTGTTTTTGCCACTGGAGCCAAGGACTGGCAAATATTCATTGCTCCCTGGGCCAGCCCCATCATGTGGCTGTTTATGGGCGGCTTTGTCCTGGGTCAAGCAGCCCAAACCACTGGGTTGGACCGCATGATGGCCCGTTTCGTCTTGCAAGGTTTCGGTACCCGCCCCTCCATCATCCTCCTGGGCGCCATGGGTATCACCTTTCTATTTTCCATGTTCATGTCCAACACAGCCACAACTGCCATGATGATGTCGGTCATGGCTCCCGTCATCGCCGCCCTGGACAAGAAGGACCCTTTTGCAAAAGCACTCTTGCTAGGTATCCCTTTTTCGGCCAATGTGGGTGGCATGGCCACTATTATTGGTAGTCCACCGAATGCCATTGCTGCCGGACTTTTATCTGAAAAGCACAATATTGATTTTATCCACTGGATGATGGCTGGATTACCACCTGCCCTGATTTTATTCTTTATAATTTGGCTCTATCTGAAATTTGCTCATCCTTCAATGAATAAGAGTCTGGATCTACGCGGACTGGAATGGGAAACCCGCACGGGGTCATTGCTGCCCATGTGGAAACGGCTCCTGGTTTTCCCGGTTTTCATGGTGACTGTTTTACTTTGGATGACCGGCCCCCTGCATGGCATGCCTACTGCCGTTGTATCTTTTCTACCCATTACCATTTTTGCAGTAGCGGGAATTCTGACCATCACAGAAGTACGTCGTCTCCAATGGGATGTATTATTGCTACTGGCTGGTGGGTTGTCATTAGGAGTGGCCATTCAAAAAACCGGTTTGGCCGAATGGCTGTTAGGTTTACTACCCATTGGATCGCTGGGTCTGATGGCTCTGGCATTTCTGCTGGCCTATATCACCACATTGTTGTCCAATTTTATGAGCAATACGGCCGCCACCAATATCCTGGCGCCGCTGGGAATGGCTGTGGCAGTTGGATTTGAGCCCTTTATTGTCATCCCCCTGGCCGTTGGCGCTTCGGCCGCGATGTGCTTACCGATCTCGACACCTCCCAATGCCATTGCTTTTGCAACAGGCGACCTTAAATCCACTGATTTTCTAAAAGGTG
This genomic interval from Candidatus Neomarinimicrobiota bacterium contains the following:
- a CDS encoding histone deacetylase → MRFEYLQPMINIFYTDRFLQHDTGFGHPERPERLKACVEGIQKSNQISEIKWVAPRQATPEELQLVHTKAHILNVKNTAERGGFSMDPDTMVSPESYDIALRSTGAWLDGVDHLVDQKESSFVLSRPPGHHAEADHAMGFCLFNNCAIAANYAMYVKGIDRVAILDWDVHHGNGTQHTLEAERNMAYCSLHQWPYFPGTGAEYEKGEYNNVLNIPVSIGSGKETYYSAFDKKVLPFLKSWEPELLIVSAGFDASKNDPIGGMQLLPEHFAEFTRYCLDITPHLLVGLEGGYDLTDLADCSRAVAEVLIEHER
- a CDS encoding DASS family sodium-coupled anion symporter, with the protein product MLDTRRQAARLIGKLEISSTRSLAKLVISALVAAVITFLPNYTGLEPAPMWALFILLFAAGLWVSEAIPAFAVAILIIGLEILILGRPGGVFATGAKDWQIFIAPWASPIMWLFMGGFVLGQAAQTTGLDRMMARFVLQGFGTRPSIILLGAMGITFLFSMFMSNTATTAMMMSVMAPVIAALDKKDPFAKALLLGIPFSANVGGMATIIGSPPNAIAAGLLSEKHNIDFIHWMMAGLPPALILFFIIWLYLKFAHPSMNKSLDLRGLEWETRTGSLLPMWKRLLVFPVFMVTVLLWMTGPLHGMPTAVVSFLPITIFAVAGILTITEVRRLQWDVLLLLAGGLSLGVAIQKTGLAEWLLGLLPIGSLGLMALAFLLAYITTLLSNFMSNTAATNILAPLGMAVAVGFEPFIVIPLAVGASAAMCLPISTPPNAIAFATGDLKSTDFLKGGLLMGILGPAVAVIWIFWLLG
- a CDS encoding TetR/AcrR family transcriptional regulator, with the protein product MNNNSNSDTLSRKDRERQRHRHEIIEAAVHLFARNGFNETKLEDVAALAEFGKGTIYNYFENKGDLLLSSIKFAIEDAQRYLQDQLRDVDDVIERLSLIVIAQFDYYDQNEDYMRLMVSQHRNIVQEMTHMNNSGLYKEKLKLSNMLVKEFQRAIDTNRIKPGSAKSYTNYLLGMIHGQVRGLSSGEIEKDEINPKEIVDIFLYGASHA